The window agatTAGTTCAGATTCAGATATTCATTCAGATcttggatgtgttatcttagtgttccctttatttttttgagcagtgtatatattgttCTTACTGCATAATGGGTGTCCTCAGGTGATTGTGCTGCCTTGGCCCCACCGAGTGTTTAGGGTTGCCCAAATGGGTTGGGCATTTTGAGCATTTTTAATTGTTCGTCCTtgcattttttgctattttatttgcaataaagttattttctataattaaattatatttattgttAAAATTTTTCTTTCAGAGGGGTGTGCTACTGCATTAAGGTGTGCAACTTTTTTCTTTTGTGGTGTttatatgccatagcatagcattgatcagttttatcggcgctccattgcgccagcctggatctcaggcatggagcaattgaGCGACGATCAGatgccgaggaggaaggtagggaccctcttcaGGTGTCCTCAGCTTATCTAAGGGGCCACATCTAAGGGGTTATTAGCCATGGGGCCCAGCTGTTGCTAGGTGCCGGTACCGACCTGCTATGACATGGGGACAGCGCGTGGCCCCGAGTTATAGCACGGGAGcgggctcagggtgtacaggcacaccctatgtccttaagaggttaagaacacCACCATGAATAAAAAATGGGATCTAAACTTCCTCTGAGAACTTTCTACCATTGATCCAGGACCAAAATAATGAACACCATGTAATAAGACAAAAGTGATTTGAAATTGTCTCAATGAACAAAACATTGAAATGTTGGGTCCCTGGCCAAATGCTCCTTAGATCACAAACCCATTTAGAACCAGTGGTCAATCGTCAAAAAGCGGGagcacaaacaaaaaacacataaatgaTCATATACTTCAAGCACTGGTTAGGCAAGAATGGGTTGTCATCAGCAAGACACTGTAAATATTGAGTCTTTGCATTAACCTCAAGTTAGTGCTCATAAATGTACCTCAGTAACCATAGAAACTTCAAACTAAAAGATCTGAAAAACTAAATCTGTGTAGGTTTTAAAAGTTTTGTACAGTGGCATTGTACCTTTGTATCAAACATCTAATTAGTCTTATCAATTTTGAACAATAAGAATTATCATTTTTCGCACGGCTCTCTTGATCTCCTGGTTCCTCAGGCTGTAGATGATGGGATTCATCAATGGTGTCACCACGAGGTACAATAGAGATCTGTATTTGTTTATATGGGATGTGTTCTCATCAGATGGAGTCATGTAGACTGTGATAAGGGTCCCATAATATGCATTAACTATGATCAGGTGGGAGCTACACGTGGAGAAGGCTTTTCTTCTACCGGTATTTGAAGACATTTTAAGGATTTTGTAGAAAATACAAGCATAGGTCATAATTATAAAAGTAAATAAGAATATCATAAGGATGGAAATAATAAAGTCTTGCAATATCAGAACAGAAGTGTCTGAAGTGGCCAGTTCCACTATGGGACCAAAATCACAGAAGAAgtgatcaatggagttcaagcCACAGAAGTTAAGTTGGATTAAAACAAATAACTCACTTATTGTTAACACACTGAGTAAAAACCATGACCAAAAAACAAGCTGGAGGCAAATATCTGGACTCATCAATGAAGAATAACGTAATGGGTGGCAAATGGCCAAATATCGATCATAGGACATGACGGAGATGAGAAAACATTGAACAAATCCAAATATACCAAATAAGAACAACTGTATAATACAGCCCCAAAAGGACAAAATACCCTCCTCAGCAAGTATTGTGTCCAACATCACAGGGACAACACTGGTGGTTAGTAAGACGTCGGCTATGGATAAGTGTTTTAGGAAGAAAAACATTGGGGTTTTGAGGTGATCAATAACGGAGACCAAAAGGATAATAAGAAGGTTTCCTGccagtataaatatataagtcAGGAGAAACACAATGAAGAGAAGAGTCCTGTACTTGTGTAGACTCCGGAACCCAAGAAGATGTATCTGAATGACCTGCGTCTCATTCTCAAAACACGTCATTTATAAGATGATGaatatccccccaaaaaaaattcctTCTGTAATTTACGAAAATGTAGTCAGAAATGTATGTGAGAGACCTGAAATGTATCACATGACAATCATATTATCCACTGTATTCTACTTACTAATGGTTCTCCTGAGGGGTAAATTCAGCCGTAATGCGATATATAAACATTGTTCGGTCTTGTCTTTGCAAATAGTGAAAAGTCCCCAATgttggtgtcttttatagtgttATATAAACATAGAAGGTTCCCTCAGGGTCCTGACAAGATTATACTCAGGTGAATACAGTAAACAGATGAGACCGCTTGATGAAATTAATTGATAGTTCAGTTACACTTTAGGAGAGAGTTACTTTAACCTAATATTCCAAATAATAAatgatacataataataataataataataattattattattattattattacttttataattattttttattattattattacttgtattattattaatttagtataattaatattatttatattacttttattaatattactactactattattattattactattattacaacttttattattactattgttattattattattattattattattgccgcACATCTACATGTTGTACATTGATCAATTGCTTTTCAGCACAATTATAAGAACTTACATCTGGTAGTCTGTAAACTGTATAAGCCCATTTGCCACTTTATGGCCACCTGTTTCCAGTGGCTccttataataaataaaattgcatGGTGTCGGGTATTCATAACATAGGAAGAAGTACCCAGTGGTCCAGCAGCCCCACTACAGCTAGACCTCACCCCGGCATTTGGCCACACCTTCTCACAGACAAAGTGCCACACAGGGGCGAAAGTAGAATCACTTGGGTCCCAGGGAAAATTCTGGGCCCCGACAGTTTTTCATGCATAGGATTTACCGCTACACTGATGCTGACTATATCCAGTGTACCAAGACCAATATTACCTATAATACCGGAACAAAAAACAAGAATGTttgtcaccttaaaggggttactctgaacgctgtgtgcgggcttccgtgttcgaggccgccccctcgtgacatcacgcccgccccctcaacgaaagtctatgggacatcatgagggggtgggcgtgctgtcacgagggggcgggcatgacgtcacgagggggcggcctcgaacacggaagcccgcacacagcgttcggagtaataagcttccggacgctgcgagcggagcttcggaaggcagggcagtggagaacccctttaagacaaaataAAATAGATACTCCAGACCATTACCATCACTAAGTCAGGAGAAATACAATTAAGAGAAGAGTTCTGTACTTGTGTGGactccggaacccaagagatgtATCTGAGTGACCTGCGTTTGATTCTCCTTGCACATAGTTGATAAatattagagatgggcgaatcgaatctgacaaagtcaaattcgttctgaatttcatgaaaaatttgattcaaacTGAATCCAAACTTTGACTCGATTCTAAATAGcacatttcttcattagcgacacccgctgcattcgtcctgtataatgcatagatgtgagaggctttctcctgtgctcgcatctctgcaatggataggacaatcgcagcgggtgtcattcCTGCGGTCGTCTTTATCCCATCTAGATAGgtcgattgcatcgggtgtcaggattgatgcctgctgtgatctgtccttacctgcatatactactgctcccaacatggagcacactctgctccatgctgggagctgtagtacctgccttAATAGACatggcagcgagtgtcacttctgacacctgttgcaatctgtccattaatgcaggtactacagctcccagcatggagcagagtgtgctccatgttgggagcagtagtacctgcagttaaggacagttcacagcgggtgtcactcctgacacccgctgcgatcatccttcatccctgagatgtggAGCGGCATTCTGATgaacatactgttccatgatgggagtagtagttcctgtactaatagacagattgccttggatgtaactcctgacacccgatgcgatcatctataatatagcagagatgcagagcggctctatatagcgctcgcatctctgcgaTCTACTctggccactcaccattcatatttcccgctgagagctgggattggctgccaccatctggccaatccccactctaaggaaagatcacagcaggtaccaatcctgacatccgatgcgattgtcctatttagatgcgagaaagccgcccgcatctatatattTTACAGAACAaaagcagcgggtgtcaggagtgacacccggggcgatctgtctattagcacaggtactactactcccatcatggaacagtctgttccatgatgggggtagtagtactacctaaaaaataaaatatagaaaacactttttttaaacacattattaaaatatattactaataaaaatttgcagaGAATTTATTTGGATCAAAACATAAgctgtatgcaatccttgaacaacagtttgagggtgcatattgttgtgcgagatgtgtgctagttgtccatttggaagcccagatcctgcatctagaggggcgactggcaacaatgagaagcattaacaacatggagaggagtctcctgctcactgagcaggcactctcaggaatagaggtgggggaggacagtgggacggagttgcaggacagtcaggcagttagctgggttacagttagaaagaggggtaggggaaaaagtgtcagggaggctagtcctgaactggcacaccccaacaagtttgcccgcttggcagatgagggggatgccattacagagctagcagaactgcagcaggataccgcctctgaccgccaggggggtgtctgctccagtaaggagggagggaggagtacaggacaggccagacaggtactagtggtgggggactcaattattagggggacagacagggcgatctgtcacaaagaccgggatcgccgaacagtgtgttgtctgcctggcgcacgagttcggcacatcgcggatcgggttgacaggttgctgggcggggctggagaggacccagcagtcatggtacatattggcaccaatgacaaagtaagaggtaggtggagtgtccttaaaaatgatttcagggacttaggccgcaagcttaaggcaaggacctccaaggtagtattttctgaaatactaccagtaccacgagccacaccacagaggcagcgggagatcaaggaggtaaacaagtggctcagaagctggtgtaggaaggaagggtttgggttcatggagaactgggctgactttgctgtcggttaccggctctaccgtagggacgagcTGCccttcaatggggagggtgcagctttgcttggggagaagatggctagaagggtggaggagtgtttaaactagggacttagggggagggaacctacagcaaagagggggaagatagtgtagatagagaggtggtaattataaatgtacctgggggtggagcggagggaggggttagaatagttaataggaataggcttcataggaaaataaaacttacacccttcaATCCCATTAAcctcaataacataaaggatggaaatgtaaagtgtatgttcacaaatgccagaagcctagcaaataaaatgggggagcttgaggccttgatactggaggaacatattgatatagttggggtcactgagacatggctggtgatatagttggggtcactgagacatggctggactcctcgcatgactgggctgtcaatctgcaggggtttacattgtttcgcaaggatagaatgaacagaaaaggtggtggagtctgtctgtatgtaagaagtggtatgaaagtcagtgtgaacgatgccatagtgtgtgatgattttgaggaggtggaatcactgtgggtagaattacaaaaggagggaaatactgaaaaaataatatttggggtaatctacagaccccctaatatcactgaagagatagaagttcggcttcataaacaaatagagagggccgcccgggcaggtacagtggtaataatgggagattttaactatccagatatagattggggtccggggttggctaaaactacaaaggggcgacaattcctaaattaattgcaggataattttttgggccagtttgtggaggacccaacaagaagtgatgccttgtttgatctgatcatttccaacaacgcagagctggttggtaatgtaattgtacgggaaaaccttggtaatagcgaccacaatatagttacttttgacttaaaatgtagaaaacaaagacaggcggggaaggcaaaaacatataactttaaaaaggcaaatttccctgggctgagagctgcactacaggacatagactggggggaggtgttctcaaatactgatacagaaggtaaatgggacatctttaaatcaactctaaataactatacagctaaatatataccaaaggggatcaaatataaacgattaaaactaaatcctacatggctgacacatgatgttaaaagagcaataaacaacaaaaaaatagccttcaaaaaatacaaatctgatgggtcagcgataacatttaaacagtacaaggagcttaataaaatctgtaaaaatgtaataaaaacagcaaaaattcaaaacgagagacaggtggccaaaaaaagcaaaactaatcataaatatttttttagatatataaatgcaaaaaaaacaaggacagagcatgtaggaccccttaataatgataatggggaggttgtctcaggcgatcaagagaaagcagagctactgaatgggttctttagttctgtatatactatgaaagaaggagctgacattggccaggtcagtgctggtaacacatcatgtaaaggtcagtgctggtaacacatcatgtaatgtactgaactggcttaatgtagagatggtacaaggtaagttaagtgatataaatgtaagcaaatccccagggccggatggactacacccaagagttcttagagaggtaagttcagtaatatctgtacccctgttcatgatatttagagattctctggtgtctggtattgtgccaagggactggcgcaaggcgaatgtggtgccaatcttcaaaaagggctctaggtcttcgccaggcaattatagaccggtaagtttaacgtgcattgtgggtaaattgtttgaaggacttataagggattacatacaggaatacataggggataatagtattataagtgatagccagcatgggtttactaaggatagaagttgtcaaaccaatctaatttgcttttatgaagaggtgagtagaagccttgacagaggaatggctgtggatatagggggagatttatcaaaggatttagactggtttttcttgtctaaatttgtcgcacagaaagtcgcagtctaaatctgtgcgacttttctgcgacttttgctctagaggatttttagaacatgatgcatgcaagtctattttagactgaaatgcattgaaaaatgcattggtgctgaatttatcaagtgcgacttttcagcgacaagtcgcataggctgaaagtacgccgaaatgtcagaccatgttggagcaggtttaaatatagactaaagcatagatcatgcagtctgtgcacagaatttatcaagagctgtgcgccatttgataaattaggtgcacaatagaccagactaaccctctgtagtttggtctatattgatgcgggacatagacaactttgataaatctccccaacagtgtttctggattttgccaaagcatttgatactgtccctcatagacgtctgacaggtaagttaaggtctttgggtttggaaattttagtttgtaactggattgaacactggctcatggatcgtacccagagagtggtggtcaatgattcgtactctgattggtccccggttattagtggtgtaccccaaggttcagtactgggcccgctgttgtttaatttatttatcaatgatatagaggatggtattaacagctctgtatatagaggggggctgtgtatatagaggggggctgtgtatatagaggggggctgtgtatatagaggatggtattaacagctctgtttccatctttgcagatgactccaagctttgtagcacggtgcagtctatagaggatgtgcataagttacaagatgacttggatagactaagtgtctgggcatccacttggcaaatgaggttcaatgtggataaatgt is drawn from Hyla sarda isolate aHylSar1 chromosome 4, aHylSar1.hap1, whole genome shotgun sequence and contains these coding sequences:
- the LOC130367227 gene encoding olfactory receptor 10A7-like, with amino-acid sequence MTCFENETQVIQIHLLGFRSLHKYRTLLFIVFLLTYIFILAGNLLIILLVSVIDHLKTPMFFFLKHLSIADVLLTTSVVPVMLDTILAEEGILSFWGCIIQLFLFGIFGFVQCFLISVMSYDRYLAICHPLRYSSLMSPDICLQLVFWSWFLLSVLTISELFVLIQLNFCGLNSIDHFFCDFGPIVELATSDTSVLILQDFIISILMIFLFTFIIMTYACIFYKILKMSSNTGRRKAFSTCSSHLIIVNAYYGTLITVYMTPSDENTSHINKYRSLLYLVVTPLMNPIIYSLRNQEIKRAVRKMIILIVQN